Below is a window of Comamonadaceae bacterium M7527 DNA.
GATCAGTGCCACCACCACAGTGCCACCAATAATGGCCACGCGTCCCAGCGTTTGCATGGTGGTGTGCATGCGCTTTAAGGTGGCCGCATTTATGGGCTTGCCCTGGGCGTCAACGCGTGGCACGGCGTCTACTGTCATGGCGTCGGCTACAGCGTCTTGCAGCACATAGCCCACTGGCGATAACAAGGCTGCAAGAACGTACCAGGCGTTCACGCTCCACAGTGCAGCCATGGCGTCACGCTCACCGACAAGCGCTGCCATGATGAGCAAACTGGCGGCAATGAGTGCGGCACCCAACACCACCAACCACGACTTGAAGCGCCACAACAAGTCCACCAAATGCCCTATTGGTATTTTGAGTGACCATGGCACAAACGCCCAAAACCCAAGTGCCGCCAGGAACTCGGCAGACAGACCCAGGTAGTCTTTTACAAAGAAGGTGCCCACAATGCCGGTCAGACCCTGAATGCCAGCGGCCACGTACACCATGAGCGGAGGCAAATAAGACCAACGCATTTCGTCTCTAAGTCGGCTTTGTGAGTGGCTTTGTTGCATGGGGGTGGTTGTTGTGGTGGTGCCGGTAGTGGCTTTGCGTGCACTGTACCTAAAAGTGGGTTGTACCGGTATGGTGTTTATATGAGTAATAGCTTATATTTGTCCGGTCGTTAATAAATATTTACCTGTGGGAGCAGCGTCATGATGCGTTTGAAGGTGTGGCTAGGGCTTGTCTGTGTGGCGTTTATCAACTTGGCGGCAGCGGCAGGCGCGCCGCCTATGCTGTTGCAGCAAGTAGGCCCCAACACGTATTACGTGCAAGGTTTGGCGGCGCTGGGTAGCACACAAAACCAAAATTTCATCAGCAATGCAGGTTTCGTTATTGCCCCTGAAGGGGTGGTGGTGGTGGACGCACTGGGCTCACCCGCGTTGGCCAAGCGCTTGATTGCACAAATTAAGACGGTCACAGACAAGCCCATCACCGACGTCATCGTGACCCACTACCACGCTGACCATATTTACGGCTTGCAAGCGTTTAAAGAGGTGGGTGCGCGAATCATTGGTGAGCAGCGCGCCAAAGCGTACATCTACTCCGAAACGGCCAAGCTGCGTTTGCAGGCGTCTCGCACGGACTTGGCGCCGTGGGTGGATGCCAACACACGCATTGTCGAAGCAGACGAGTGGCTTGGCGGCAGTAAAACCCTGGAGCTGGCGGGCACCACGTTTCAAGTGGACATGGTGGGCCCAGCGCACACGCCTGAAGATTTGGCGGTGTGGGTGCCATCAGAAAAGGTCTTGTTTTCTGGCGACCTCATCTTCAATGGCCGCTTGCCATTTGTGGGGGGCGCCAATAGCAGCCACTGGATAGTGGCGCTGGACCAAATGCTGCAATACCCCGCTGAGGCGGTGGTGCCAGGCCACGGTAAAGCGTCTACCAACCCCCAAAAAGACATCACCCTGGTGCGCGATTACCTGAAGTACTTGCGCAAAACCATGGGCGAGGCCGCCGACAACCTCGTGCCGTTTGAGCAAGCCTATGACACCACAGACTGGTCAGACTTTGAGCCTGTGCCCATGTTCAAGTTTGCCAATCGCATGAACGCCTACAACACCTATTTGCTGATGGAGCAAGAGGCGCTGAAGGCGGGGCAATAGCGCCTGCGCGTCGCGGCAAAACAGTTGCTACATATTGCGTCGGTACTGCCCGCCCACCTCAAACAGGGCGTCGGTAATCTGTCCTAGCGAGCACACGCGTACCGCATCCATTAACACCTCAAATACGTTGGCGTTGTCGATAACGACTTGGCGTAAGCGCTCTAGTGCAAGTGGTGCGGCGTGTGCATGGCGAGCATGGAAGTCTGCCAAGCGCTTGAGTTGGCTTTGCTTTTCGTCGTCGGTAGAGCGGGCCAGTTCAATGACTTGCGGCGTGTCGTCACTGTTGGGATTGCGGAAAGTGTTGACGCCAATAATGGGCAGCTCACCTGTGTGCTTGAGCATCTCGTACGCCATGCTCTCGTCTTGAATTTTGCCGCGCTGGTAGCCGGTTTCCATAGCGCCCAGCACGCCGCCCCTGTCGGCAATGCGCTCAAATTCAGTGAGCACAGCCTCCTCGAGTAGCTCGGTAAGCTCTTCCACAATAAAGCTGCCCTGGCTTGGGTTTTCATTTTTGGCCAGGCCCCACTCGCGGTTGATGATGAGTTGAATGGCCATGGCGCGGCGTACAGACTCTTCTGTGGGCGTGGTGATGGCTTCGTCAAAGGCGTTGGTATGCAGGCTGTTGCAGTTGTCGTAAATGGCAATCAGTGCTTGCAGCGTGGTGCGAATGTCGTTGAACTGTATCTCTTGCGCGTGCAAGCTGCGTCCGCTGGTTTGCACGTGGTATTTGAGCTTTTGACTGCGCTCGTTGGCGCCGTATTTGTCACGCATGGTAACGGCCCAAATGCGCCGCGCAACACGACCCAGTACGGTGTATTCGGGGTCCATGCCGTTGCTGAAGAAGAACGACAAATTGGGTGCAAAGTCGTCAATGTGCATGCCGCGCGCCAAGTAGGCCTCTACAAATGTAAAGCCGTTTGATAGCGTGAGGGCCAGTTGCGAGATGGGGTTGGCGCCCGCCTCAGCAATGTGGTAGCCGCTGATGGACACGGAGTAGAAATTGCGCACGTTGTTGGCCACAAAGTACTGGGCAACGTCGCCCATAACTTTGAGGCTGAACTCGGTGGAGAAGATGCAGGTGTTTTGTCCCTGGTCTTCTTTCAGGATATCGGCTTGCACAGTGCCGCGCACGTTGGCCAGCACCCAGGTTTTGAGGTCTGCGTACTCGTCGTCTGTGGGTTGACGACCTTTGTCAGCCACCCATTGATCCACCGCCTGGTCAATGGCGGTGTTCATGAACATGGCCAAGATGCTGGGCGCTGGGCCGTTGATGGTCATGGACACGCTGGTGCTGGGGTTGCACAA
It encodes the following:
- a CDS encoding MBL fold metallo-hydrolase — protein: MMRLKVWLGLVCVAFINLAAAAGAPPMLLQQVGPNTYYVQGLAALGSTQNQNFISNAGFVIAPEGVVVVDALGSPALAKRLIAQIKTVTDKPITDVIVTHYHADHIYGLQAFKEVGARIIGEQRAKAYIYSETAKLRLQASRTDLAPWVDANTRIVEADEWLGGSKTLELAGTTFQVDMVGPAHTPEDLAVWVPSEKVLFSGDLIFNGRLPFVGGANSSHWIVALDQMLQYPAEAVVPGHGKASTNPQKDITLVRDYLKYLRKTMGEAADNLVPFEQAYDTTDWSDFEPVPMFKFANRMNAYNTYLLMEQEALKAGQ